Sequence from the bacterium genome:
GGCAAGACGTATGAACAAGCCAGATTTCTCCCAAAAATAGAAAGAGAAAACAAAGCAAAGGATTTTTACAATAAAGTTATCGAATATGACAGCCAGTATGTACCCGCTTTAGGAGCCCTGGGCCTATATTTTGAGAGAAACAAGTTGTATGAAGAAGCAATAGAGAAATTTAGACATACAATAAAAATAAATTCTGAGTTTGCTCATGGCTATGTTGATCTTGGAAGAGTTTACAGGAATAGAGGATGGGATTTAGAAGCCACAAAATCCATTGATTTTGCTTTAAAAATCAATCCAGAGCTAAAAGATGCCTTAGTGCTTAAAGCAAAGTTATACACTGACAGAACCCAGTTTAATAAAGCAGAAAGGATCTATAAAAAAATCGGCAATATACCTGTCTCTTTATTACTCAGGCAAGGCAAATATGATCAGGCAGTAGAGCAATATAATGCCAGTATAAAAGCTAATCCATTGAGAACAGATCTACGGCTGGAATTGGGTAGATTATATTCTAAATTGGGAGACCAGAGAGGCGCATACAAACAGTATAAAGATATTCTGGACATTATACCAACATACAGTATGTGCTATAAACTATTGGGAACCCTCCTCTATGCTGAGCATATGACTAATAGTGCAATAGAAGCATGGGAATCTGCCTTAAAGCTTAATCCACGTGATTATGAACTCAGAAACCTGTTAGCTGAAATAAAAACAAGTACAGCACCCTATACTTTAAAGAAATTTAATACAGTAAAACTAATTTCGGATAATAAAGATCTGAGCGAACTTCCCAATGCCTACACTGCTGCTTTATATAATGGGAAGGTTATAATTCTTAATACAGACGGCAGTTACAAGGAGATAGTACACAGGATAGTTAAAATCCTCAGTGAAATAGGGATAGAAAAATATGGTGAAATTTACATCCCTGGGAACCTGGAAGAATTAAGGGTATTCCTTAAAGACGGAACAATATTGGAACCTGTAAAGATAAAGGGGAAAAATACCTACTCTATTCATGGATTAGAGAAGGATGCAGTGATAGAGTATAAATATACAGTCGAACATAAATCATATAATATTGCTAAAGATTATTTTAGATTACCTCCATTCTATTTCCAGGCATTTAATGAAGCTCTCCTCTGGTCTCGTTATACCGTAATATTACCCTCAGACATTAATGTGTCATATATATCTAAAAATTTAGGGGGGAACATAGTAAAGGAAGAAAAAAACTTGGAAGGCAATAAAAAACTTGTTCAGTTCGAATGCCATAACATTCCAGGTGTTACAGAAGAGGTTATGATGCCTCCAGAAGAAGATGTATTACCAAATATTATTATAACGGCTTCTATGAAATTGGATAAAGTGAGTGATCTATACAGAAGTTTAATTATGGGAACATCTGTTGTTACGTCTATACTTAAAGACACAACTTATGAAATTATAAAGGCTTGTAACACCCCTCATGAAAAGGCAGAGGCAATATACTACTATATAAACAGGACTATTAAACATAACAGCGCTAAGTTTGAACCTGCAATATCTACGTTAGCAGAAAAAAGTGGAAATAAAGCTATTTTGCTAAAAGTAATGTTGGATATAGCAGGGCTGGATGCAACTTATGTTCTTGTAAGACCCAATACATTTGCAAAAATGGCTACACCCTATTATGGCGCTTTTTCAACACCACTTGTAAAACTTAATCTTCAGGGGAACAATGTTTGGCTTGACATAAGCAACAAATATCTTAAGTTTGGCGAAATTTCTTCGAGTTTAACAAATGGAGATGCACTTGTTTTTAATACAACTAATTATCAGACATGCAAAACTCCTCCCTTGGATCTTTCAGCTAATGGCGCAGAAACAAGTCTAGTTATAAATATTAACAGAGATATTAACGGAAAATCTGATTGTTTGGCAGAGGAAACCTATCCGGGCAATTTATCCGGTTTATTTCGCCTTGTTTTTCTTGAGGGCATAGAAAAAAATCTATGGGGTAAATATATTGAAAAAGGTCTGGCAAACTCCTTTGGAGAGCCTGTATTAGAAAAGGCAGAATTCCCAAATATAGATAATCCTGAAGAGCCATTTCGTATAAAATATAAATTCAAGATATCCGATTTTCTCCAACAGGTATCGGGACAAGATGATGAGTTTATATTCAACCCTATTCCTTTTAAACTTGAACTCAGCAAAAAATATATACAAAAAACCCAGCGAAAATTCCCAATCAAAATAAAGCTTGAATTTACTCCTCTATATCTAGATCAGCAGTTTGATATAAATATCCCTGACAATTTTATCATTAAGGATACGCCTCAAGATATTACTGAAGAGAGTAAATTTGGTAAATATCTAGTTAAATTTACTTTCAATAAGAACACACTGAAAGTAAAACAGCACTTTGAACTTTTCCCTCAAGAAATCTCTGCCTTGGATTATCCCAAGTTTGTAGATTTCTGCCGCAGGATTGATGCTCTGGAAAAGAAAACTATTTCGCTTCAGATAAAAACGGTCTCTGAGATAAAATAACTATTTTTTAACAGAAAAGATAATTGTGTGTAAGAGATTAACTATGAAGAAACATAAAAAAACTGAGAATGATGCAAAACGCATGTATTGGAAGGATCAGATGGAGAAAGCGTATACAATGATGATGGATGTGCGTAATTATCCAGTTGAGGAATGTATGGAAGCATTAGTCTTATTGCAAGAGGCTGTTTCAGGGACAGGGGTAGACGTTGTGTTTTCAACAACGAAAATTTCAAATAAATACAATCGCCTATTTTACCTTCGTGAAGGATTGCTTGATGATTTTCTCAAAATAGCACAGGATATGAATGATAATGACTGGGTATTGAAAGTGGAGGATGCATTTCGGACCCTTCAGATGCAAAGACATCTTGCACGCGCAGAGTACACCTTTGATGTTATTCTAAATCGTGTTATATGGGAATCCAAGGGTACTATCCCATCGTCTGATTTTCTTATGCGTCGTCTCACTGCTCTCGTTGCCACTACGGCTAAAATAGGAACACACATTTCTGGAAGCGCAATTGACATTTCTGTTCTGGATATGAATACGAGGCAAGAGATTGATAGAGGTGGTCCATATATAGAGCTTTCAGAATTAACGCCTATGAATTCTCCGTTTGTCTCCAGGAAAGCCCGGGAAAACCGCATTAAAATCACAAATATAATGAGCCGTAACGGCTTTACAGCCTACCCGTTTGAGTTCTGGCATTATAGTAAAGGAGACGCATATGATCACTATTTAAATAAAACTGGCAGGTCTGCTCGTTATGGGCCCGTAGACTGGGACCGGAGTACAAATACACTAAACCCCGTTCCTGATCCATGTAAGCCACTAATTACACTTGATGAAATTCAGGAACACATAAAAAAGGTAGTGGAACGATCCGATTTACAGAAAACAGATCGCTCTGTTATCTATTAAAGAGGAAATTATGAAAATTATCCCCAGACCTAAGCATGTAACAATTTCCACAGGCAGGTTTTGTCTGCGGAAAGATACTGAAATCTTTATCGTTGATAGACCTTATAGAAAAAGAAAACAATAAGTGGATTATTCCAGAATTCGAAATTAGGGATTTACCTCAGATATCGTTTTAAACTTTTATAAAACCCCTCGTGGGTATTTAGTGCGATCAAATATCTAACTTTGGAATCCCACTGGTAAGCAAGGAGCAATAGTTGGGGACCTACCTTAAATTTATGTATCCATATCCCCTTTAAATCTCCCTTTTTTTGTTCGCCGACTTCAGGATTTTTGATAAGCTTTTTAATTTCTCTATCCAATACTTCTATTTGATTTTTATGAAGTTTCTTTTTCTGCCTAGAGAATAAAGGAGATTGTAAAACAGGAACCGTCACTTAGCCTCTCCAAAAACATAGGGAGTAGCTAAACCATGGTTTATTTCTTCCCTTCCTTGCAGAATATCATGGATAAAGGACAGCGAAAGCTCTGGATTATCTTCTGCTATTTTCCCCATCTGCGCCCAGTATTCTATCTGTTTAGCTACAGATCGATGCTCAACTTTTGCATAAATTCTAGCTGTGGCTAAAAGTTCACTTGATATTTTAACCGCATTACTCATATAACTCCCTCCATTTTCAAAACATTATACTATAAAATGCAACCTTTTGCAACTTATTATTCTTCCGATTCATAAGAGTCTATGAGGATTTCTCTGCCTTTACTGCCTTTGAGGTGGCCTACAATGTCTTCAGCTTCCATCATATCAATAAGTCTCGCCGCTCTTGCGTATCCGATCCTGAGACGGCGCTGCAGGACCGACGAGGAAGCCTGACGTGTATCTAAAACTACTTTGACTGCATCTTCAAACAGTTCGTCTTTTTCAAATAATTCCTCTTGTCCATTTTCAACCCGAGGTTCTTCTAGAATCTCCTTCCTGTATGAAGGGCCCGCCTGCTTCTTTAGGAAGTTAACCGTCCTTGATATTTCCTTATCAGATACAAAGCACGCCTGTGCCCTCACAGGCTTTGGTAAGCCGGCAGGCAGAAATAACATATCTCCTTTGCCAAGGAGAACCTCTGCTCCATTCATATCAAGAACAGTTCTGGAATCCACCTTAGAAGAAACCTGAAACGAGAGTCTACATGGAAAATTAGCTTTAATAACACCTGTTATTACATCAACAGATGGTCTCTGAGTAGCCAGAATAATATGAATTCCAGCAGCTCTTGAGAGTTGCGCCAGTCTTGTAATTGAATCTTCAACATCTCTACGCGCTACACTCATTAAATCTGCTAATTCGTCAATAATTACAACAATATACGGCATGTTCTCCATATGTTCCTGAGATCCATTTGATTCGGAAACTATCTTGTTATATCCAATGATATTGCGTACGCCTGCTTTTGCAAGCTTTTGATATCTATCCTCCATCTCTCCCACGATCCATTTCAAAGCATTAGCTGCTTTCTTTGCATCAGTTACTATTGGAGTTATGAGCTGAGGAATATCTGAAAAAGCAGCTAATTCCACCATTTTTGGATCTATCATCAGAAATTGAACTTCAGTTGGATATGCGTTATATAACATGCTCATTATAAGACTATTAATACATACAGATTTGCCTGACCCGGTAGTTCCTGCAATTAAAATATGAGGCATATCTTCAATATCTGCAACCAGGCATTCTCCCTGAATATCCTTTCCAAAGGCTAGTGCAAGTTTTGACTTAATATCCCTAAAAGCTTTTGATTCCAGTACTTCTCTCAGATACACAGGCTGCCTCTTCTTATTTGGGATTTCAATCCCTACAACATCCTTTCCAGGAATTGGTGCAACAATACGTACGCTTTGTGCTTTGAGATTCAAGGCTATGTCATTTGCAAGGGAAACAATATTATGCACCTTTACGCCGGGCGCAGGTTGCAGTTCATAACTCGTAATAACAGGCCCTTGATTGATCTGAGTAACCTTTGCCTCTATGCCAAAATCATGAAGTGTATGTTCCAGTATTTCAGAGTTTGAATCTAACATGCCTGCATCATCGCTCGCCATCTCAGACTCTGAAGGTAATTCTAATAGTGTTAATGGCGGTAACTGAAATACATCAGGCTGAACTGAAGCAACAGTTTCTTTAGATACAGACTGGTTTTCTGAAACATCTTCTGTTTGAACTTGTTTTAGTCCTGTAGTTCTAATCTTTCTTGTAACATTTTTATTAATAATTAAGTCCTTTTTTGAGAATTTGTGGACAATAAATGAACTAAAAACAGAGAGAGAAAACTCTGTACATAATAGAAAACCTGAAATAAACACTGTTACTGTTACAATATAAGCTCCTGTTTGCTGCAGATACATTTTCAGCTGTTCCGCCAAAAAAACCCCTAATATGCCGCCTGCTTTAAACCTGCTTGTCAAAAGAAAAATTTTTAATGACGGCACATTGATCAGTGCAAATAAAGATGCTCCTCCACATAGAAGCAAAACTATTCCCAGTATTTTCACATATAGATTCTGTGACGGTTTCTGTCTGAATTTATTGATACTTGAAATAAAGCTTATAAGAGGGACAAAATAGGCTGCAAATCCCAGAGCGAGAAAAAGCCCAAACCCAATATATGCCCCGGTTATACCAATATAATTGTGCGCAGGACTATTAGGAGTTGATATATTAAATGCGATATCAGCTGAATCATAGGATTTTAAGCTAAGAAATATAAGAATGCTAAAGGCAAGAAGCAGGACTCCAATTAAGTCATTTCTCTGTTTTTCTTTCAAAAAAATAAACAAGTTTATAGCCCTGTATGCCCAAATCCTCCCGCATTCCTGGAGGTTTTGGTTAATTTGTCAACTATGCCCTAAATTGAATGCTCGGCGAATTACGTTATTGCAGGCGTTAGCGAAGCAATCTCGCTCGTACCACTTATGAATTTTTCAACGCTTTTTGTTCTGGTTTTGTGATGGTTTTTATCATTTTGTGTTCCATCCTCTCCCAATGTACCACAACACACAACCTACGGTCATAGCATATTATCCCATTTTTGCAAAATTAATCTACTATCCTCTTAAACAGAAACTCATTACATCCAATTGAATTTGTTCTATTGCATTTTAATAAATCAAATCCCCGTGATTCTATATATGAACATACTTCCTTATATGGAGCGAATTCATATGGGAATCCCCCTGCCCAATCAACGGCATCATAATAAATAGACATTCCCCTTTTTTCCTTAAATGGATGTTTGAATTTGATTAGTCTCGCTAGGACTCTGGGAAGAAAAATAATCCATACCATAATGCTTTTCTTGATCCTTCTTGATTTATTGTACAAGCGTTTATATTTCAACCAGAAATTTGACATCAGCGTCTGGTTGTAAATAGCAATACCAAATAGACCATTAAGCTTGACTAAGTCAGTTGCACTATTTATCGCTTCCCACATCCTGCCTGTATGATGCAGAACTCCCCAAGCATAAACAATGTCAAACTTCCCTAATCTAGAAATAAAATCATTATTAACAACTGAACCTTCAAAAACTTCCCAATTCTCAGGATTGTTTGCTTTTTTGCGGAGATGTCTACAACATTCTACTGAGAAAGTGTCCAGATCAAAACTAACAATCTTATCAGCACCAAGACTAAAAGCAGCATAGGAAAAAAGACCGCTGCCACAACCCACATCCAAAAAGCTTTTGCCCTGCATATTCTCTAGCCCCAAAAATTCAGTAAGGGATAATTTTGCATTTCTAAATTTATCCTCACTAAGACTTATTAAAAAATTTTGCCAATTTTTACCAAATGAAAAAGTTATCTTTTCTTGCACAAATAATTCCCAACTTTTTATTCTACAATTATAAGCAATGAGTAAGATTGAAAACTCTGCAATCCATGCATTTTTCTCTGGTAATATTTTCCATCTATAATTCTTTCTTTATAGAATTGAGATGTTTCAACCTGCGATTCATTTCCATATTTCAATTGTGTGTATAATGGAGTTTTATTGTCATAAGTTTCCTGTATCTTTGATAAGTTATTAATTTCAGCAATAGTCTTTTGTGGCTGAACCCAACTAGAAGATCCACCTCCATACCAATGTAGAGAAGCTAACTTTGCGCCTACATTACCATTAAGCCCAAAATTTCCAATTGCAGAAGATGGAGATACATGAAAGTCTATTGTATACATAGGAGAATTAGAAGAAGTGCTCCAGCTTCCCCAATGATGCCAACTTTCATTATTCCAATTATAGCTAGCATTAGATCTAAACTTAGCAGCTACTATTTTTAATCCCTCAATTGGTATTTGATTACCGATATCATAGGAAAACAACAGTCTATATGCCTGAAGACTCGTATGACTATATATTTCAGGATTATCATCTGAGAATATAAAGCTACCAGGTCCCCATCCACCAGCTTGTCCCCAAGTAATAGACTCTGGTGTGCCATCATAATAAATGTCATGTGTTCTATATCTGCTCTCTATTAAAGACGGGCTTATTACAATAGGATTTACCATTAACGCATTATTACCGTTTCCCGTTCCGTCTGAAGCAGAGATAATTAGAAATAGATGATTATCTCCTATATTTCCATCTTCTGCTTTTATTACTACACCTGATATTGATCCTGTTCCATCTACAAGTTCCAATGTCTCCAGCTTCTCTCCGCCTACGTATAATTCATACCCTGACGTATTTATTCCAAAACTTACCTCTCCAGTGTAATCGTTCTTTTCCCACTCTTCAGGGGCGATACAATTCGGATTGATCTTCTCTTTTCGCCATTCATCAATGCTTTCCCCTACATTAACATAATGCCACCAGCTCTCTGTGCCTTCTTTCTTATCTACATATCTTTCGCCCTCTACCTCTGGCTTTGTTTCCGATGTTCCATAGTTATAACACTGAACTTTTATTGTGAATGTTTCTGTTTGTAATACAGGACTGCCTGTTTCTACATATTCCGGGGAGAGTTGGACGTGGAAGTAGTAGGGGGGGATTTCTTCCATTTCATCAAAAACTTTTCCAATCGTTACGCTTGACTCCTGCCCGAGTCCTCCGCTATACGCAAGTGTAAATTCTATCTTGCTGAAATCATCTTGTTTAAACTCATCCTTTGCATATTCAGGCATTTCTATTATTGCATCGTTTATCACCCACTCTTTCGTCTCCGCTCCGTTGGGAAGTTCTGTTACTCCTGTCTCAAGAAGCTCAGAGAGACTTTTTGTGTTTCCAAGTTGCGCATATTCCGTTTCACTCTTCTTATACATCAACACAAAACTACCACCGCTCATCCCCTCGCCGGAATCGTTTTTTATCTTCAGTGTTATATCATAGCTCCTGTTATCAGCACTTTCCCTCTTTGCTTCCTTCTTTGTAATCTCCAGCTTCCCTCTGAAAAAGTGATTGAGCAGTCCCGCAGAATAGCCAACTGAGCGGGGAATTAAATATTGAGAGTATTCTGCATGGCATTTATTATTTAGCGAGTATACTTCCTTGCCAGTTTTTTTCTTTGATTCAAAATTCCAGTAAGAATACGCAGTCAAATAATTAAAAGGATCTACGCTTTGAGCAGGTTTATAAGCATCTTTTATTATCGATCGCGTATATTTGATAGTAGGACTGTGTGTATTTCCCTTTTTGTCTTCAAACGTGTATATCTCTTCCCACCTATCCGGATAAATATTATTTTTAGGGTAAAGATAAGCGTTGAGTTTATCATCAAGATTTGTATCTTTGCTTAAAAAATTGAAATTAGTAAATTCTGCCAATCCAATTCCTATATCAGCTCCCGGATTTTGTGGAGACCGTTTCTCGTCCCAGAGGTATTTTACATCATCATTTGAAAAACTTACAGCTTCATAACTGCCTGTTGGCAATATTGCAACATTTTGCTCTGCCCATGTCTCATAAGGATCACCCGGTATATGTTGGTCATTTCTCACATGCGCAGGAACTGCCATATCTTCTAATAAATGCATACTACGTCCAAGAGAATGGAACATTAAACCAAAATTCACTGACCTTTTTAGTTTTGTGTCTGCTGTAAGTGCGTTATATAAATAGATTTTTGCAATAGAATATTTATCATCTGTCCCTCTCACCATTGCGCTGGTAAGCCCAAACAAACCTCCGCCTGTCGTTGGATCATAGAAATGGAAACGACAGTTACGCGAAGGGATATCTTCGCTCCATCCACCTGAAGTTATCAAATCGCTGTACGTCCCTTCAAATCTCTTAACAATAGTATTGCCATCTTCCTGAAGTTCTGAAAACTGTATCTTGAATCTTTCGCTTGATTTTAGTTTCCATTCATCGGTTACAACGTTATTTATTTTTGATTTGACACTTTCAATCGCTTCCTTTGTTATCCTGACGTGTGTTCTCTTTTCATATGCAAACAGATTAATCGAAAATATTAACGATAGACATATACCAATTGCACAAACCCACAATATGTTTTTTCTTTTGCCCATTTACTTATCCCTTTATTGTTCTTTTTTATGCCACAAATCAGAGGCTCTTTCTTCTTCTCTTTTAATAATTTCTATCCACTTTGTTCCTGAAAAGAATATTGACACATTAATCATATTGCTGACATATTCTCTTGTTCCCTCATACCCCTCAGGCAATTTTTTGAGTTTAATGGTAGGAGATTTCAGACCTCCAGACATACTATATAACCCTCTTGTTCTGCTAACGGTAAGTCTAGGAGGCCCTCCTAACGTGTATCCTCTTTTCCAAGCATTTATCCATAAATATTTACCATACCTCTTCTTTTTCTCAAAGGGATGAAATTCTCCACTCTTATCTGTCTCAAATTCTATAATCTCAGTTGTCCTTGAATTTGGTCCGCCAACATTTAATCGTTCACAAAAGGGTATTTTCTCCCACTTTATCACTACCCACGCTCCCTCAATCGGCTCTCCTGTGTTCGCATCAACCACCTGCATTGTCTCATAATTCTTCATCCACTTTGTGCCGAAGCCAAAAGAAAAAGCGGATGTTGTAAAAATAAAGATTAAAGCAAATGCTAGTAATGCTGTCTTTGTTTTATACATAATAAATCTCTCCTCTAAAATGATTGTAGCTTCCACTCCCCATTTTCATCTCTCTTAAAATAGATAAAATATCCTATTCCCTCCCCATCTTCTATTCTTGTTATTATGTATTCGGCAACATCTCCATTTATGGATATTAAAGTCATATCATCCATATCCTGAGCTATTTGAGGAAGTTCATCTTCTAAATCTGTCAGAATTTCTCTATATTTCTCTTTTACCTCTTCTGAAAAATATTCTAACGCGCCTTCTACATTTTTATCGGTTAGCTTGTCTTTCATCGGATTCAATGCAGTTTCTTCCGCAGACTTAATCGGTATCTCAACTCTCAATACCCTGTTATTTCCATTATCCGCTATGTATATTATTTCTCTCTTCAGGTCACTATCTATTGCAATTGCTGTTGGATTGTTTAGACTCAGGTTGTCAAATTTAGCTTCAAATGGCCTTTGAGACTCCGTCTCCTTTCTTGGCTCTGTCAGGAATTTCTGAACTCTCAGATTTCCATTGTCAATAACATAGATGTAATAAAGACTTACTGCCGCATCTACAGGATTTTGAAACTCGCCATCTCCTGTTCCCTCAGAACCTATAATGACATTCAAAGCACTGGCTGAACTCTCCTGTATCTGGTTATTTCCGCTGTCTGCTACATATATTGTCCCATATCCTGTTGATGTAATTCCTTTTGGATTACTGAATGGATGTTCTATGATTTCAGTATCGCTTATTGCTTCTTCCGTCCTGTCAAAATCTGTTATATACTTTCCTTGTCCATCAAATTCTATTACCTTATTTGCTTGATTATCTGTTACATAGATATTTATATCATTGATATTTGTATCATCATCAACTGTTATTCCCCATGGACTAATGAGCGTATCACTGACAATCCCATCTATTCCAAAATCTGTATCAAGCTGGTAGGCAAATAAATCCGGCTCTATTAATTTAAGTTTCTTTATACGGTTATTTCCTGTATCTGTTATATAAAGATTATTATCCTTATCCAGCGCTATTCCTTTTGGATCTATTATATTCTCAAGCTGAATATATGTTATGTAGGCTGCATCCTTATCATAAATGTATATTCTTGCTGGCCCTGATTCCAGTATGTATAGGTTTCTGCTCGTATCTATCGCTAAATCTTGCGGATCATTACTGGAAATCTCATTTA
This genomic interval carries:
- a CDS encoding DNA translocase FtsK, with product MKEKQRNDLIGVLLLAFSILIFLSLKSYDSADIAFNISTPNSPAHNYIGITGAYIGFGLFLALGFAAYFVPLISFISSINKFRQKPSQNLYVKILGIVLLLCGGASLFALINVPSLKIFLLTSRFKAGGILGVFLAEQLKMYLQQTGAYIVTVTVFISGFLLCTEFSLSVFSSFIVHKFSKKDLIINKNVTRKIRTTGLKQVQTEDVSENQSVSKETVASVQPDVFQLPPLTLLELPSESEMASDDAGMLDSNSEILEHTLHDFGIEAKVTQINQGPVITSYELQPAPGVKVHNIVSLANDIALNLKAQSVRIVAPIPGKDVVGIEIPNKKRQPVYLREVLESKAFRDIKSKLALAFGKDIQGECLVADIEDMPHILIAGTTGSGKSVCINSLIMSMLYNAYPTEVQFLMIDPKMVELAAFSDIPQLITPIVTDAKKAANALKWIVGEMEDRYQKLAKAGVRNIIGYNKIVSESNGSQEHMENMPYIVVIIDELADLMSVARRDVEDSITRLAQLSRAAGIHIILATQRPSVDVITGVIKANFPCRLSFQVSSKVDSRTVLDMNGAEVLLGKGDMLFLPAGLPKPVRAQACFVSDKEISRTVNFLKKQAGPSYRKEILEEPRVENGQEELFEKDELFEDAVKVVLDTRQASSSVLQRRLRIGYARAARLIDMMEAEDIVGHLKGSKGREILIDSYESEE
- a CDS encoding type II toxin-antitoxin system RelE/ParE family toxin; protein product: MTVPVLQSPLFSRQKKKLHKNQIEVLDREIKKLIKNPEVGEQKKGDLKGIWIHKFKVGPQLLLLAYQWDSKVRYLIALNTHEGFYKSLKRYLR
- a CDS encoding tetratricopeptide repeat protein, with the protein product MRLFKNFALVILICLITANATADSLSRGWKALYQNRYDEAIEYFSKDIGQNKNAVSAYEGMAFAYEARGKYDEMLNSWLKILKEDPDSARSTVILQSMLNSSNKFNKLTDYKKAIKVLAKTLKKGISNQRNKFLIKQVIVKFYNLTHQLKKAEKIYASFGYVTEWAVIGPFGRFGRSCFYEEFPPEQEIKFDASYQGYTGEIRWRRFDGIFRNGLVDFKQIVKPNVGCAYALTFIYSPFRQDVIFKLQTPHAWKAWVNYQCVSVCDRYKNFYPLTNSFPVSLEEGWNSLLIKSVCDVELGSWTLKLRVTDLKEKNCTNLKFTDNLSTASLRGVPKVPKAFGSTTWQPETELLRESLPRNDIECLDDKALNYYYTGMLLYFQGLQDKGIKYLKNAVELQPKFSGFLYAIGKTYEQARFLPKIERENKAKDFYNKVIEYDSQYVPALGALGLYFERNKLYEEAIEKFRHTIKINSEFAHGYVDLGRVYRNRGWDLEATKSIDFALKINPELKDALVLKAKLYTDRTQFNKAERIYKKIGNIPVSLLLRQGKYDQAVEQYNASIKANPLRTDLRLELGRLYSKLGDQRGAYKQYKDILDIIPTYSMCYKLLGTLLYAEHMTNSAIEAWESALKLNPRDYELRNLLAEIKTSTAPYTLKKFNTVKLISDNKDLSELPNAYTAALYNGKVIILNTDGSYKEIVHRIVKILSEIGIEKYGEIYIPGNLEELRVFLKDGTILEPVKIKGKNTYSIHGLEKDAVIEYKYTVEHKSYNIAKDYFRLPPFYFQAFNEALLWSRYTVILPSDINVSYISKNLGGNIVKEEKNLEGNKKLVQFECHNIPGVTEEVMMPPEEDVLPNIIITASMKLDKVSDLYRSLIMGTSVVTSILKDTTYEIIKACNTPHEKAEAIYYYINRTIKHNSAKFEPAISTLAEKSGNKAILLKVMLDIAGLDATYVLVRPNTFAKMATPYYGAFSTPLVKLNLQGNNVWLDISNKYLKFGEISSSLTNGDALVFNTTNYQTCKTPPLDLSANGAETSLVININRDINGKSDCLAEETYPGNLSGLFRLVFLEGIEKNLWGKYIEKGLANSFGEPVLEKAEFPNIDNPEEPFRIKYKFKISDFLQQVSGQDDEFIFNPIPFKLELSKKYIQKTQRKFPIKIKLEFTPLYLDQQFDINIPDNFIIKDTPQDITEESKFGKYLVKFTFNKNTLKVKQHFELFPQEISALDYPKFVDFCRRIDALEKKTISLQIKTVSEIK
- a CDS encoding M15 family metallopeptidase: MKKHKKTENDAKRMYWKDQMEKAYTMMMDVRNYPVEECMEALVLLQEAVSGTGVDVVFSTTKISNKYNRLFYLREGLLDDFLKIAQDMNDNDWVLKVEDAFRTLQMQRHLARAEYTFDVILNRVIWESKGTIPSSDFLMRRLTALVATTAKIGTHISGSAIDISVLDMNTRQEIDRGGPYIELSELTPMNSPFVSRKARENRIKITNIMSRNGFTAYPFEFWHYSKGDAYDHYLNKTGRSARYGPVDWDRSTNTLNPVPDPCKPLITLDEIQEHIKKVVERSDLQKTDRSVIY
- a CDS encoding class I SAM-dependent methyltransferase encodes the protein MQEKITFSFGKNWQNFLISLSEDKFRNAKLSLTEFLGLENMQGKSFLDVGCGSGLFSYAAFSLGADKIVSFDLDTFSVECCRHLRKKANNPENWEVFEGSVVNNDFISRLGKFDIVYAWGVLHHTGRMWEAINSATDLVKLNGLFGIAIYNQTLMSNFWLKYKRLYNKSRRIKKSIMVWIIFLPRVLARLIKFKHPFKEKRGMSIYYDAVDWAGGFPYEFAPYKEVCSYIESRGFDLLKCNRTNSIGCNEFLFKRIVD